The window CTGCGGCTGGTGCGCGAAAAGATGGCACATGGCGTTCCTCCGGCAAGACCTTATAATTTTTCTAAACGATATACCTGCCCGTGCGGCCCCACAATCGCGACGTAGGGCGTAACGTGCCAGCCGCCGAAGACGAGCATCTTCAAGACGATAGGCCGGAATCATCCCCAACCTGTATCGGCCATGCCGGAGCTGTCCCATGTATTTGCCGGCGCGGCGACTTATAGTGACGGCTAGGCTCGAATCGCTCTCCGAACGTTCAATCCATGCCCGTCCGCCAGCTTCCCGAACAGCTCGTCAACCGCATCGCCGCCGGCGAAGTGGTCGAACGCCCTGCGAGCGTCGTCAAGGAACTGGTCGAGAACGCGATCGACGCCGGCGCGAGCCGGATCGACGTATTCACCGACGGCGGCGGGCGGCGGCGGATCGGCATCACCGACGACGGCGGCGGCATGACGCGCAACGACCTCGCGCTTGCGGTCGATCGCCACGCCACCTCCAAGCTCGACGACGAGGACCTCTTGCGCATCCGCACGCTCGGGTTCCGCGGCGAGGCGCTGCCGTCGATCGGCGCGGTCGCCAAGCTCGGCATCACCACGCGCCATGCCAGCGAACCGCATGCCTGGTCGCTGGCGGTCGAGGGCGGCGAGAAGTCGGAGGTCATGCCGGCTGCGCTCGGGCAGGGCACCCGCGTCGAGGTCAACGAACTCTTCTATGCAACGCCGGCGCGGCTGAAATTCCTCAAGACCGACCGCACCGAGGCGGAGGCGATCCGCGAGGTGGTGCGGCGCCTCGGCATGGCCCGGCCCGATATCGCCTTCACGCTGGCCGGCGAAGAGCGTGCGCCGGTCACATGGGCCGCGGCGCTGCCCGGCGCTGCCGGCCGGCTGACGCGGCTCGGCGACATCCTGGGCGCGGACTTCCGCGCCAGCGCAATCGAGGTGCGCGCCGAGCGCGAGGGCGTCACGGTCGAGGGCTTTGCCGCCGCGCCGTCGCTGACCCGCGCCAACGCACTTGGGCAATATCTGTTCGTCAATGGCCGCCCGGTGCGCGACAAGCTGATCCTCGGCGCCGTGCGTGCGGCCTATTCCGACTATCTGCCGCGCGACCGCCATCCCGTGGTGGCGCTGTTCGTCACCTGCGACCCGCAGGAGGTCGACGCCAATGTGCACCCGGCCAAGACCGAGGTGCGCTTCCGCAACGCCGGCCTGGTGCGCGCGCTGATCGTGCACGCTCTGAAGGACGGCTTGGCGCGCGAGGGCAAGCGCACCGCGGCGAACACTGCCGATGGCGCGGCGCTCTCGGCGTTCCGCCCCGCCTTCACGCCGCCGCGCCCGGGCAATTGGGACTGGCGCAGCTCGCCGTCGTATCCGGTCAATCCGATGCGCGCGTTCGAAGGTGCGACGGCGCCCGCCTTCGCCGAACCCGGACAGGCCGCCTTCGATGTCGGCACCCCGACCGCGGATGTCCGCTTCGAGGCTGCGCCTGCGCCCGATCTGCTCGACCGGCCGCTCGGCGCTGCGCGCACCCAGATCCACGAGACCTACATCGTCTCGCAGACCCGCGACGGCCTGATCGTGGTGGACCAGCACGCGGCGCACGAGCGCATCGTCTACGAGAGACTGAAGGCCTCGCTGGCGAAGAACGGCGTGCAGCGGCAGATCCTCTTGATCCCGGAGATCGTCGAGCTCGATGAGGCGACTGTCGAAAAGCTGCTCGATCGCGCCGAGGAGCTGGCATCGTTCGGGCTCGCGATCGAATCCTTCGGTCCCGGTGCGGTCGCCGTGCGCGAGACGCCCTCGCTGCTCGGCAAGGCCAATGCGGCCGGGCTGCTGCGCGACCTCGCAGAACATATGGCCGAGTGGGACGAGGCGCTGCCGCTGGAGCGCCGGCTGATGCACGTCGCCGCCACCATGGCCTGCCACGGCTCGGTCCGCGCCGGGAGACGCCTCAAGCCGGAAGAAATGAACGCGCTGCTCCGCGAGATGGAAGACACGCCGAACTCCGGCCAGTGCAACCACGGCCGCCCGACCTATGTGGAATTGAAGCTGAGCGATATCGAGAAGCTGTTCGGGCGGCGATAACCGCCGCACATTCCGTCGTCCCGGGCAAGCCAACGGGTCGGCGCAAAGCGCCGCCCGATGACAGGCTCCGCGCGACCCGGGACCCATAAACTCCGATGTCTGGGTCGAGAGAAGTTGGGGCCACAGCGCGCTTCCACAATGCACATTTGTGGTTGATGGTGTGGACGGCCCCCTACGGCATCAGTGTGCCAGAATGAGGTTGTTGTAAATCTCAGACAAGGAGACCGTCCGTGAGAGAGATTATCCGTATTGGGATGGATACGTCGAAGCATATTTTTGTGCTGCATGGAGTTGACGCGGCGGAACAGCCGGTGTTGCGCAAGAAGCTGTCGCGCAAGCAGGTGCTTGAGTTTTTTGCCAAGCTTCCGCCGACCGTGATCGGGATGGAGGCCTGCGGGGCGGCTCATTACTGGGGGCGCGAGCTTGGCAAGCTTGGCCATGAGGTGAAGCTGATAGCGCCGCAGTTGGTGAAGCCTTATGTGCTGCGGAACAAGAACGACGGGCGAGATGCGGATGGGGTGTGCGAAGCGATGGGCCGACCGCGGATGCGGTTTGTGCCGGTGAAGAGCGCCGAACAGCAGGCCGCGCTGATGCTTGCAGGTGTCCGCGATGGGCTGATCGGCCGCCGTACCCAGCTCAGCAATGCGATCCGCGGCTACGCGGCGGAGTTTGGCCTGATCGCGCCGAAGGGGTTGGACAAGATCGAGCCGCTGTTGGCCCGGATCACGCAGGACGAGAGCGTTCCCGCTATGGCGCGCGAGCTGTTCGCCATGCAGGGCCGTGACTATGCGCAGTTGCAGGGTGAGCTGAAGGCGGTCGAGGCCAGGCTGCTGGCCTGGCACCAGGCCAACGCCACAAGCCGTCGTCTGGCCCAGATCCCCTCGGTCGGTCCGATCATCGCGACCTCGCTTGTGATGAAGACGCCGGACCCGCACGCCTTCCGCTCCGGCCGCTTGTTCGCGGCCTGGCTCGGCCTGACGCCCAAGGACCATTCCACCGCCGGCAAAACCAGGCTCGGCAAGATCACCCGCGCTGGCGACGAGACCCTGCGTCGCCTGCTCGTGGCCGGGGCGACCGCGGTGATCCGGCAGGCAAGGCTCGGGCGCGGCCACCCCTCGCGCTGGCTCGTGGCGTTGCTCAGGCGCAAGCCGCCGAAGCTTGCGGCCGTGGCGCTCGCCAACAAGGTGGCCCGCATCGCCTGGAAGCTGATGGCGACCGGCGAGAGCTATGATGCCGCACGCATGAACGCTGTCACCTAACAAGTCGGCCGGCCGGACGTAGCGCTCGCCGGACGAACCGGAGCTGCAAGAGCAGATGGAATGATCGATCGATCCAGAACGCGAGACAAGCCGCGGGACCCATTGGCCTTCACAAGGTCGCCAGGTTGTTTGGCACTCGCGTCGCGGAAACCATCTTGGCCCAGCGATCAACACGATCGCATCAAACAGGCCGGACATATGGATGACAGCGATCCGACCAATCCCAGAAAGCTCTTGTGCCACGGGGGCCGTCCACATATGGGTCCCTGCTCCCGTGCGCAATTGCGCACTAGGCAGGGACGGCAGATCAGGGCATCCTACGAAACCTATCGCGCGAACACCTCCAGCGCCGTCCGAAGCTGTGCGATCCATTCATCGCCGTCCTCGAACCCGCCTGCCGCGATCCGCTTGCACACCTGATCGAGATCATCGCCATCGGCTGCCTGCTTGCCGACCTGCCGCGCAATCGCAGCATAGCCCTCCGTCAGCAGCACCAGACCCGGCGCATTCGCGGCAACATATTGCTCGTGCGCCTCGCGGAAGAGCTGCGAGGCCTCGTCGTATCGGCCGAGCGCCAGATCGAACGCCCCCACCATCCAGACGCCCGTTGCCTCGCGCAGAGGTCCGAGCTCCAGGGTCCGCACCAGCCCGAGCGAGCGTTCTGCAAGCTCGCGCGCGGCGAGCAGATTGTCTGGGCTGATCGGCTTGTCGGAAACGCTCCAGCCCGGCCAGCAATCGGCCGCCGCGTTGAACGTCCACCGCTGAACCATTGTGAGCGCTTCACGCTCGTCGCCATCCTGCGCGCCACAACCACGCTCGATCTGGTCGGCGGCATCGCGCGCGGCTGCAAGCAGCGCTGCGTCATCACCCGCACGGCGCAACGCCTTGACGTGCGTCTCCAGCTGACCGGCCAGTCCGGCAAGAGTGTCGGCCATGGTTCGCGCTCCGCAAACGGCGTTGAATCAGTCTGGGGGTGGAGAAGGCGCAACCACCATAAAGTCAGCGGATGACGCTGACACCAATGCGCCCTACACTTTTTCGCGAAGGAACACGAACTCGGTGTCGTCATAGGCGCGCCGCTCGAGCTCCTCGAACCCTTCGGGCGCCGCGAACGCCGCGGCCTTGGCCTCCTCGACCACGAGCAGCGCGCCCGGCGTCAGCCAGCCGCCGTCGCGCAGCGAGGCGAGCGCCTTGTCGGCGAGCCCCTTGCCATAGGGCGGATCGAGGAACACAAGCGAGAACGGCTCGACCGGATGCGCAGGTCCGAGATCGGTGGCATCGCGGCGATAGACCTTGGTCGTCCCGCCAAGGCCGAGCGACTCGACATTGTTGCGCAGCAGCGCCCGCGCCTCGGCGCCATTGTCGACGAACAGCGTGAACTTCGCGCCGCGCGAAACCGCCTCGATACCGAGCGCGCCGGTGCCGGCAAACAGATCGAGCACGCGCGCATCCTCAATCGGATTGTCGTAGGCGTGGACGAGGATATTGAACACGGACTCGCGCAGGCGGTCCGCGGTCGGACGGATGTCGCGGCCCGACGGCGAAGCGAGATTGCGGCCCTTCAGCCTGCCCCCAACGACGCGCATTACAGAGCTCGGATGTTTGCCGCACGCGCGGTGCGTTCCCTCCCCCCTTGTGGGGGAGGGCTAGGGAGGGGGGTGCCCCACGGGAGGTCTGAGCAAGCGGTACCCCCTTCCCCAACCCTTCCCCACAAGGGGGAAGGGAGCAGAGAGTGCCGTTCAGCAACCATCGCGGCAAAAAACGCGCGGCCCATTCTGTTCCTCTACTCGTCCTTCGGCGTGAGATCGCGCTTGCCGTGATAACCGCGCTTGGGACGGCGCGGCGGGCCATAGCCGTTGGCCTCGTCCTCGTTGCGGGCGCGGGCTTCCTCGCTGCCGGTGCGTTGCACCAGCACGCGGCGGCCCTTGCGGTCATTGATCGTTTCGCGCTTGCTGGGCTTCGGCTTCCTGGCGGGCGCATCGTCGCCGTCGCCGGCGTCACGCTGCTCCGGCCGCGTGAAGTCCGCACCTGCGACCTTGGCGATCTTCTCGCCGAGCTGCTCGCGCAGCACCCGCGTCTTGACCTCCTCGACCTTGCCCTCCTCGAGCTCGCCGAGCTGGAACGGGCCGTAGGAGATCCGGATCAGCCGGTTCACCTCGAGCCCGAGATGCGCCATGACGTTGCGCACCTCACGGTTCTTGCCCTCGCGGATCGCGAATACCACCCACACATTGGCGCTCTGGTCGCGCTCCAGCGTGGCATCGATCGGCCCGTATTTGACGCCATCGACCTCGATGCCGTCCTTGAGCTGGTCGAGCTGGCCCTGCGTCACCTCGCCATGCGCGCGCACGCGGTAGCGCCGCAGCCATCCGGTGTCGGGATGCTCCAGCGTCCGCGCCAGGCCCCCGTCATTGGTGAGCAGCAGCAGGCCCTCGGTGTTGAAATCGAGCCGGCCGATCGAGATCAGCCGCGGCAGGCCCTCGGGCAGATTGTCGAACACGGTCGGCCGTCCCTCGGGGTCGGCATGCGTCGTCATCAGCCCGCGCGGCTTGTGATACATGAACAGCCGCGTCCGCTCGCGCGGCGGCAACGGCTTGCCGTCGACCGCCACGACATCGTTCTCGGTGATATCGAGCGCCGGCGAGTTGATCACGCGTCCGTTGACGGTGACGCGGCCCTGGGTGACGATCTCCTCGGCATCGCGGCGCGAGGCGAGGCCGGCGCGCGCCAGCACCTTGGCAATGCGTTCGCCCGCCTTCTTCGGCTTCGGCTCGGGACGCTCGCGGCGGTCATCGTAGGAGCGTTCGCGATAGGCACCGCGGCCACCGAACGCCGGGCGCTTGGCAAAGACCTTGCTGTCGTCCTCGTTCTCGCGGCGCGGCCGATCGCCGAAACGGCCTTCGCTGCGCGGATGCTCCTGCCAGTCGGTACGGCCTTCGGGGCGCTCACGGCGGCGATCGCCGGCTTCGTCGTCACGATCCCAGCGCGGCCGGCTGAACTTCGGCCGCTCGTGACGATCGCCCTGCTCGCGGTCGTCGCGGGAGCGCGAGAACCGCGGCCGCTCGCCGCCGCCGCGATCGTCGCGCGGCCTGTCGAAATTGCGCGGGCCGTCGCGGAACGGACGCGAACCACGCTCCGGACGATCGGAGCCGCCCTCGCGCTTCTGCCACGGCTTGGATTCGCCGCGCGGCGGCCGGTCGCCAAAATCCTTGCGCGGGCCGCGATCCGCCGCACCGCGCTTGAACTTGCTGTCGCCGCCGAATTTCCGTGCGGGCCGGTCGCCATCGCGCGAAGGACGGTCGCCGAACGATCGCTCGCCACGCGGCGTATAGGGCCGCTTCTCGCCGTCACGCTCGCGCGGCGCGTAAGGCTTCCTGTCGCCGAACTTCCGATCGGAAGACCGCCCCGCCGGGCGCGCATCATCGCGATCGCGCCGCGGCGGGCGATCGTCGCGATTGAAGTTCGGACGGTCGCCGCGGGGCGTAAAGGGGCGCTTTTCGCCGCCGCGATCTTCGCGCGGCTTGAACGAACGCTTTTCGCCATCCCCGCCGCGATCAAATCTCGGCCGGTCGCCGCGCGCCTTGAACGTGCGCTTCTCGCCATCGCCGTCACGCGCGGGCCGATCGCGGAATGGCCGATCGCCACGGGCATCATCGCGGTTGAACCTCGGCTTGTCGCCGAACTCGCGGCGCGGCGGACGGTCCTCGCGATCGCCGCGATAGGGCCGCTTTTCGCCATCGCCCTTGCCGGCAAACTTCTTGTCGCCAAAGCCGCGCTTGGCAAATTTCTTGTCCGGTCCGCGGGCGGCGCCGGAGCGGCCCTTGCCACCGCCGGCGCGGCCCTGGCCACCGCCGGGCCGATCACGCCGGCCGCGGGGATCGTTGTTTTTGTCGCTGTCGCGGGGCATGAATAATCTCGCTGGACGTTCAATTGGGGTGCAAGGGCAGCCGGGCGTACGCGCCCTGTTGGCAGCGCATTTGACGCAAAACCGGCATCCACTTTTGCTGAAGGCGAAGCTACTAGCAGGTTTCTTCCGATGATACGAGGCATGTCAGCCCCTTCTTTCATGGATTTGGCGCTGAAAACGGCCGAAAACGCCGGAAAAGCCGGCGAAGTTCCGATCGGATGCGTGATTGTCCGGGGTTACGAGATCATCGCAACCGCCAGCAATCGCACCCTCACCGACCGCGATCCGACCGCCCATGCCGAAGTCCTGGCGATCCGGCAGGCCGCCGAGGCCATCGGCACCGAGCGGCTGGTCGATTGCGACCTCTACGTGACGCTGGAGCCCTGCACCATGTGCGCCGGCGCGATCTCCTTGGCCCGCATCCGCCGGCTGTATTACGGCGCCGCCGACCCCAAGGGCGGCGCGGTCGAGTCAGGCGTGCGGTTCTTCGCGCAGCCGACCTGCCACCACGTCCCGGAGGTCTACGGCGCAGTCGGCGAGACCGAGTCCGCGCGCCTCCTGCGCGAGTTCTTCAGGGAGCGGCGGTGACGCTCCCTGAAGCGGGATGAAGTTAGGTTGAATCGGTTTGGCCGCGAATGCGGTTCACCTCTCCCCGGCGGGGAGAGGTCGATTTGCGTAGCAAATCGGGTGAGGGGCCGCAGTACTAACGAGAGACCGTGATCCCTCACCCGGCGCTACGCGCCGACCTCTCCCAAGGGAGAGGTGAACTTCCGCTGCCGCTCCCAGACAAACCTGATCCCATCCCGCTCTAGCCCGGATGAAGCTCCCTCTCATCATTGCGAGCGAAGCGAAGCAATCCATGTCTCGGCACGGGGGTCGAGTGGATTGCTTCGTCGCTTCGCTCCTCGCAATGACCGCTACGCCAGGAAAAACTCCCGCAGCAGCTTCGCCGTCGCGTCCGGCGCCTCCTCGGGCAGGAAATGCCCCGATGCCACCGGCGCCCCGCTGACATTGGTCGCCCAGTTCTTCCAGGTGTCGAGCGGCGTGGTTGCCGCGCTGGCAACGCCGGCATCGCCCCACAATGCCAGCATCGGGATCGTGATCTTCCTGCCGGCATCGACGTCGGCCTTGTCGATCTCGTAGTCGGCATAGGCGCCGGCGCGGTAGTCCTCGCACATCGCATGAATGCGGGCGGGATCGCGGAACGGCGCAAGGTAATGCGCGAGCGCGCGCGGATCGATCGCCTCCAGCGTCTTGGTCCTGGTCTGGCTCGCCATCTTCTCCTTGAGGAAGAATTCGCCATTGTTGGAGATCAGCGTCTCAGGCAGCGGATAGGGCTGCGCCAGGAACGCCCAGTGGTAGATCTTCAGCGCCGAAAGCCGATTGAGCTTCTGCCAGTAGTCATAGGTCGGCGCGATATCGAGCACCGCAAGCTTGGACAGCCGGCCGGGATGATCGAGCGCCAGCCGGTATGAGACGCGGCCACCGCGGTCGTGACCGGCGAGCGCGAAATGCACATGGCCGAGCTGCTCCATCGCCTCGACCATGGTCTTGGCCCAGACCCGCTTGGTGTAGGGCGTATGGTCCTTGTCGCTATCAGGCATGTCGGACCAGCCGTAGCCCGGCAGGTCGGCGATGATCAGCGTGAACTTGTCGTCAAGCTTCGGCGCGACCGTGTGCCACATCACATGCGTCGAGGAAAACCCGTGCAGCAACAGCAGCGGCGGCCCCTTGCCGCCGACGCGGGCGAAGATGCGGCCCTGCGAGGTGTTGAGCCATTTGGATTCATAGCCGGGAAAAAGATCAGCGAGATCAGGCATCGGTGGCTCCTCCCGGTCGCGTGCGCCGTGCTTCAAACTTTGTTCGGCGTTGCCGCTGGCTCAGGCGAGGTTTATGCCATCCTCAAGCCCAACCAACAACAACACGAAACGAGGAAGTGCCATGTCGATCGATTTCGAGATTCCGGCCGAAGCCAAGGCGATCCGCGAGAAGGTCCGCAAATTCGTGCACGACGAGTGCATCCCGGCGGAAAAGGAACTCGACACCAAGCCGCTTGCCGAGGTGCTGGTGCCGCTGCGGAAGAAGGCCCGCGCGCAGGGCCTGTGGTGCCCCTTCGTGCCGAAGGAGTATGGCGGTATGGGCCTCGGCCCGCTCGCCAACGCCCTGGTACAGATGGAGCTCGGCGAGAGCATGCTCGGCGCGCTCTCGATGAACACGCAGGGGCCGGACGACGCCTCGATGATGACGATCCTGGCGCACGGCACCGAGTATCAGAAGGAGAAATTCCTCAAGCCCCTGCTGAACGGCGAGAAGCGGATCTGCTTCTCGATGACCGAGAAGGCCGCCGGCGCCGACGCCACCGGCATGCAGACCACTGCGGTGAAGGACGGCAACGAGAACTACATCCTCAACGGCGAGAAATGGTTCTCGTCGTCGGCGAGCGTCGCCGACCTCGCGCTTGTCATGGCGAAGACCGATCCGAACGCACCGCGCCACAAGCAGTACTCGACCTTCATCGTCGAACTGCCAAACCCCGGCTACCGCATCAAGCGCAACGTCGCCAACATGGCGATCGAGGGCCCGCACGATGACGTGATCCACGGCGGCCACTCCGAGATCGAGATCAAGGATCTCAAGGTACCGGCCGACAACCTGCTCGGCGGCGAAGGCAACGGCTTCAACATGGGCCAGCACCGCCTCGCCTACGGCCGGCTGCGCCACGGCATGCACAACGTCGCCAAGGCGCAGCGCGCGCTCGACATGGCGGCCGCGCACGTCACCAAGCGCTCGACCTTCGGCCAGCTGCTGGCCGACCGCCAGGCGGTGCAGTTCATGCTCGCCGATTGCGCGAGCGAGCTCTATATCGGCCGGCTGATGCTGCTGCACATCGCCTACAAGGCGGAGAAGGGCCTCGACATCCGCCAGGAGAACTCGATCGCCAAGATCTTCCACGCCCACATGGTGCACAAGGTGATCGACACCGCGATCCAGCTGCACGGCGCACTCGGCTTCAGCCAGGATACGCCGCTGGCGAAATGGTACACGCAGGTGCGCTCGCAGCGGCTGGTCGACGGTCCCGACGAAGTGCACAAGTGGAAGATCGGCAAGAACGTCATCAAGGCGTTCCGCGAGCACGGCACCACCGCGAGCGCGGCGGGTGGGGATTTGCTGTAAGCGTCATTGCGAGCGGAGCGAAGCAATCCACTTCTCCACACAGGGATAGATGGATTGCTTCGTCGCTTCAGCGCAAAATTGCTGTGCAATTTTGTCGCGAGCTCCTCGCAATGACGTGGCGAGTTAGCCCTTTTCCGCCTCCACCGCCTGCCAAGCGATGTCGCGGCGGCAGAATCCCTCCGGCCATTTGATGCGATCGACCGCCTGGTAGGCGCGGTCGCGCGCTTCGGTGACCGTCTTGCCCATCGCGCAGACGTTCAGCACCCTGCCGCCATTGGCAAGGATTGCGCCATCCTGGGCCACCGTGCCGGCGTGGAAGATCTCGACGCCTTCGACCTTGGCGGCGTCATCGAGACCGTCGATCCGCGTGCCCTTGATGTAGTCGCCGGGATAGCCCTTGGCCGCCATCACCACCGTCAGCGCCGGGTCCGGGTACCAGCGCAGATCGAAATTCTTCAATTGCCCGTCGCAGGCAGCGAGCAGTGCCGGCACGATGTCCGACATCATCCGCAGCATCAGCACCTGGCACTCGGGATCGCCGAAGCGGACATTGTATTCGAACAGTTTTGGGCCCTGCGCCGTCAGCATCACGCCGGCATAGAGCACGCCCTTGAACGGCGTGCCGCGGCTCTTCATCCCCGCAACCGTCGGCAGGATGATCCGCGCCATGATCTGGTCGTGCACCTCAGGCGTCACGAACGGCGTCGGCGAATAGGCGCCCATGCCGCCGGTGTTCGGCCCCTTGTCGTGATCGAACACGCGCTTGTGGTCCTGCGCGGACGCCAGCGGGATCGCGGTCTCACCGTCGCACAGCGCGAAGAAGCTGATCTCGCGGCCCAACAAGAACTCCTCGATCACGACCTCGGCGCCGGCCGAGCCGAATGCGCCCTCGAACATCATCGCAACAGCGGCTTCCGCCTCGAGCAAGGTCTGCGCCACCACGACGCCCTTGCCGGCGGCGAGCCCGTCGGCCTTGACCACGATCGGTGCGCCCTGGGCGCGGACATAGGCCACCGCGTCTTTCGCATTGTCGAAGCGGCGATAGGCGCCGGTCGGAATGTTGAACTCGCTGCAGAGGTCCTTCGTAAAGCCCTTGGAGCCCTCGAGCTGAGCGGCCTGCTTGCTCGGCCCGAACGCCTTGATGCCTGCGGCGGCGAGATCATCGACGATGCCGGCGGCGAGCGGCGTCTCCGGACCGACCACCACCAGATCGACCGTATTGCGCCGGCAGAACTCGATCACCGCGGCATGGTCGGCGACATCGAGCGCAACGCATTCGGCCTCGCGCGCGATCCCGGCATTGCCCGGCGCGCACCAGAGTTTGGTCACCAGCGGAGATGCGGCGATCTTCCACGCCAGCGCATGTTCGCGGCCGCCGGAACCGAGCAGGAGGATGTTCATCTGTGTCGCCGATTAGAGGGGTTGTAACGCCGTTTCGTCCGGTTTAGCACGCTCCCGGACCGCAGCAACCAGCGGTTCGATCAGATGTGGATATGTGATTCGACGCTTGAAACGAGGCGTCCGGACCTTGCACACGGGGTCGAAAACCCCGATTCTATAGGCCAGATGACCGCTGCTCCGAATCTCGTCAACGCGCCCGAATTCACCGTCTCGGAACTCTCCTCCGCCCTGAAGCGGACGGTGGAGGACCGCTTCGGCCATGTCCGCGTCCGCGGCGAGATCTCCGGCTTCCGCGGCCCGCACTCCTCCGGCCACTGCTATTTCGCCCTGAAGGACGAGAGCGCCAAGATCGAGGCGGTGATCTGGAAGTTTGCCCACGCAAGGATGCGCTTCAAGCCGCAGGAAGGGCTCGAGGTCATCGCCACCGGCAAGCTGACCACCTATCCGAACTCCTCGAAGTACCAGATCGTCATCGACTCGCTGGAGCCGGCCGGCGTCGGCGCGCTGATGGCGCTGATGGAGGAGCGCAAGAAGAAGCTGGCGGCCGAGGGGCTGTTCGACGAGGCCCGCAAGCAGCTCTTGCCCTGGCTGCCCGAGGTGATCGGCGTCGTCACCTCGCCGACCGGCGCCGTGATCCGCGACATCCTGCATCGCCTCGAGGATCGCTTTCCCCGCCGGGTGCTGGTCTGGC of the Bradyrhizobium quebecense genome contains:
- the purD gene encoding phosphoribosylamine--glycine ligase; amino-acid sequence: MNILLLGSGGREHALAWKIAASPLVTKLWCAPGNAGIAREAECVALDVADHAAVIEFCRRNTVDLVVVGPETPLAAGIVDDLAAAGIKAFGPSKQAAQLEGSKGFTKDLCSEFNIPTGAYRRFDNAKDAVAYVRAQGAPIVVKADGLAAGKGVVVAQTLLEAEAAVAMMFEGAFGSAGAEVVIEEFLLGREISFFALCDGETAIPLASAQDHKRVFDHDKGPNTGGMGAYSPTPFVTPEVHDQIMARIILPTVAGMKSRGTPFKGVLYAGVMLTAQGPKLFEYNVRFGDPECQVLMLRMMSDIVPALLAACDGQLKNFDLRWYPDPALTVVMAAKGYPGDYIKGTRIDGLDDAAKVEGVEIFHAGTVAQDGAILANGGRVLNVCAMGKTVTEARDRAYQAVDRIKWPEGFCRRDIAWQAVEAEKG